One genomic window of Desulfovibrio inopinatus DSM 10711 includes the following:
- the leuA gene encoding 2-isopropylmalate synthase, which yields MLTHPENKYQPFQIVNLNDRQWPNVIQQHAPAWCSVDMRDGNQALIDPMTIEQKRFFFKLLTEIGFKEIEVGFPAASQVDYDFIRELIEHNAIPSDVTIQVLTQAREDIIQKTFQALTGVPRAVVHVYNATAPVFRDVVFKVDKLGCKNIAANAARLIRSEMKRRPETEWIFEYSPETFCFTELDFSLENCEAVIDVMQPTLDNKMIVNLPTTVEVSTPNVFADQIEWFCRKISRRESLIISVHPHNDRGTAVATAELALLAGAQRIEGTLFGNGERTGNVDIFNLAMNLYSSGVNPHLNFSNIDEIVQKVTACTQLPLHPRHPYAGELVYTAFSGSHQDAIKKGFAARKECERKYWEVPYLPIDPSDIGRNYEAVIRLNSQSGKGGVAYILEEQGVILPRGIQIEFSRIVQSVADQSQKEISKDMVWQLFQETYLFPPAPFELLDVHVEDEQENMKLDAAIRTPEGIQHIQGRSNGPLAAYVEACSSLGLHFDIVDYHEHARSSGARSDAFAYVEILFQNKRLFGVGRHANILKASLLAVVCAMNRGVGDQLISFERNFERKKEIC from the coding sequence TATGCGTGATGGGAACCAAGCGCTTATTGATCCAATGACGATTGAACAAAAGCGCTTTTTTTTCAAATTATTAACCGAAATAGGGTTCAAGGAGATCGAAGTCGGGTTTCCCGCAGCTTCACAGGTTGACTATGATTTCATCCGGGAACTCATTGAGCACAATGCGATACCGAGTGATGTGACCATTCAAGTGTTAACGCAAGCCCGTGAAGATATAATTCAAAAAACGTTTCAAGCGCTTACAGGGGTACCACGCGCCGTTGTGCACGTATATAATGCGACTGCGCCCGTTTTTCGAGACGTTGTTTTTAAAGTGGATAAATTGGGTTGCAAGAATATAGCGGCCAACGCTGCGCGTCTGATTCGAAGCGAGATGAAGCGACGTCCGGAGACAGAGTGGATTTTTGAATATTCTCCGGAAACGTTTTGTTTTACGGAATTAGATTTTAGTTTGGAGAACTGTGAAGCTGTTATTGATGTAATGCAACCGACCCTTGACAATAAAATGATTGTGAACCTGCCAACAACGGTTGAAGTGTCCACTCCAAATGTTTTTGCTGATCAAATAGAGTGGTTTTGCAGGAAAATATCCAGACGTGAGAGCCTTATTATAAGCGTTCATCCTCATAATGATCGAGGAACGGCTGTGGCGACAGCGGAACTGGCATTGTTAGCCGGGGCACAGCGTATTGAAGGCACGCTTTTTGGAAATGGTGAGCGTACTGGAAATGTGGATATCTTCAATCTGGCAATGAATTTGTATTCTTCAGGTGTTAATCCACATCTTAATTTTTCAAATATAGACGAAATCGTACAAAAGGTGACGGCGTGCACACAGCTGCCCCTTCATCCTCGACATCCGTATGCAGGAGAATTGGTTTATACTGCATTTTCAGGATCTCACCAAGATGCGATCAAAAAAGGATTTGCCGCGCGAAAAGAATGTGAGCGGAAATATTGGGAGGTTCCTTATCTTCCCATTGATCCTTCAGACATCGGGCGAAACTATGAGGCTGTAATACGTCTGAATAGTCAGTCCGGAAAAGGAGGAGTCGCATATATCTTGGAAGAACAAGGTGTCATCTTGCCACGTGGCATCCAAATTGAGTTTAGTCGAATAGTTCAGTCTGTGGCAGATCAATCGCAAAAAGAAATAAGCAAAGACATGGTTTGGCAATTATTTCAAGAGACATACTTGTTTCCACCAGCTCCATTTGAACTTCTTGATGTGCATGTGGAAGATGAACAAGAGAATATGAAATTGGACGCGGCAATTCGTACACCTGAAGGAATTCAGCATATTCAAGGGCGCAGCAATGGACCTCTCGCCGCGTATGTTGAGGCCTGCTCTTCTCTTGGCTTGCATTTCGATATTGTTGATTATCACGAGCACGCACGTTCATCGGGAGCGCGGTCTGACGCTTTTGCGTATGTTGAAATTCTGTTTCAAAATAAAAGACTGTTCGGCGTTGGGCGTCATGCGAATATACTGAAGGCATCCCTTCTTGCCGTTGTATGCGCAATGAATAGGGGGGTGGGGGACCAGCTCATTTCTTTTGAAAGGAATTTTGAAAGGAAAAAAGAAATATGTTGA